Proteins found in one Paraburkholderia caballeronis genomic segment:
- a CDS encoding glycosyltransferase family 2 protein yields the protein MNTRSPSDAAPARTSLPEPRTADAASGDRPLVSMLLIAYNQERTVAEAVRGALAQSWQPFELIVSDDCSADDTYAAIEAAVRDYRGPHRVVTRRNERNEGISAHLSRLAGLAQGELLFVAAGDDVSAPERCARVVEYWLAHGRRFDLIATDLADMDDAGVVHERIAPDTLDAYRNFDDWAAKRPYVVGAAHTWSRRLFERFGPMLPGAAAEDQVMTFRAIVSGGASSLHEPLVRYRRGGLSRKRRYRSVAEFIGRQRQSNRYSLAEARQLQHDADIAGFGERMRAALASKLAREQFIDAMFSAPGLGARAALVTRSRGIAAGLKVRMFLYTTCPALYAPLLWAKRTFRK from the coding sequence ATGAACACCCGCTCCCCTTCCGACGCCGCCCCCGCGAGGACCTCGCTCCCCGAACCCCGGACCGCCGATGCGGCAAGCGGCGACCGCCCGCTCGTGTCGATGCTGCTGATCGCGTACAACCAGGAGCGAACGGTGGCGGAGGCGGTGCGCGGCGCACTTGCGCAGTCGTGGCAACCGTTCGAACTCATCGTGTCCGACGACTGCTCGGCCGATGACACGTATGCGGCAATCGAAGCGGCAGTGCGGGACTATCGCGGCCCGCATCGCGTGGTGACACGCCGCAACGAGCGAAACGAAGGCATCAGCGCGCACCTGTCGCGGCTCGCGGGTCTCGCGCAAGGCGAACTGCTGTTCGTCGCGGCGGGCGACGACGTATCGGCGCCCGAACGCTGCGCGCGGGTCGTCGAATACTGGCTGGCTCATGGACGCCGCTTCGACCTGATCGCGACCGATCTGGCGGATATGGACGACGCGGGCGTCGTGCACGAGCGGATCGCGCCGGATACCCTCGACGCGTATCGAAACTTCGACGACTGGGCCGCGAAACGGCCGTATGTGGTGGGCGCCGCGCACACGTGGTCGCGGCGGCTCTTCGAACGCTTCGGCCCGATGCTGCCCGGCGCGGCGGCCGAAGACCAGGTGATGACGTTCCGCGCGATCGTGTCGGGCGGCGCGTCGAGCCTGCACGAACCGCTGGTGCGTTATCGCCGCGGCGGGCTCTCGCGCAAGCGCCGCTATCGCTCGGTCGCGGAGTTCATCGGACGCCAGCGGCAAAGCAACCGCTACTCACTGGCGGAAGCGCGGCAGTTGCAGCACGACGCGGACATCGCCGGCTTCGGCGAAAGAATGCGCGCGGCGCTGGCCTCGAAGCTCGCACGCGAGCAGTTCATCGATGCGATGTTCAGTGCGCCGGGCCTCGGCGCGCGCGCAGCGCTCGTCACGCGCAGCCGCGGCATCGCGGCGGGACTCAAGGTCCGGATGTTCCTGTACACGACCTGCCCCGCCCTCTATGCGCCGCTGCTCTGGGCGAAACGCACCTTCAGGAAGTGA
- a CDS encoding glycosyltransferase — protein MREPNAALPLTDLALTAQAPKNSGGAERYTRDLIAGFHRMGLRPTLFAREIDRSMEEAGWIDAQPLDVRWAPRKLRNLAFNWRLARRLRRHRPQCVFAINHSPYADVALCGGTHPGSLEAAGKAIRRSDAWQIELERKTYTQARRIVAHSQLMSRELQRFYRIPEDRIDVLYPPVDTGRFRPLDSAARTDARRRFGLPDDRVVFVFSSTSHERKGYDLLERFFLHTDLPVCLVVAGRPVPRTGDTIRYAGYCRDIQNLFAAADFTVVASVYEPFGLVGVESVMCGTPLVIADNVGSAEAVADPAKIVFSRQMDGDFDRAVHEALARVRAGSARLADPCGSLVYDPGVDAHVHALYRLMASS, from the coding sequence ATGCGCGAGCCGAACGCGGCGCTTCCGCTCACCGACCTGGCGCTCACCGCCCAGGCGCCGAAGAATAGCGGCGGCGCGGAGCGCTACACGCGCGACCTGATCGCCGGCTTCCATCGCATGGGTCTGCGGCCGACGCTGTTCGCCCGCGAGATCGACCGCTCGATGGAAGAAGCCGGCTGGATCGATGCGCAGCCGCTCGACGTGCGTTGGGCGCCGCGCAAGCTGCGCAACCTCGCGTTCAACTGGCGGCTTGCACGCAGGCTGAGGCGGCATCGTCCGCAGTGCGTGTTCGCGATCAATCATTCGCCGTATGCGGACGTCGCGCTGTGCGGCGGCACGCATCCCGGCTCGCTCGAAGCCGCGGGCAAGGCGATCCGTCGCAGCGATGCGTGGCAGATCGAACTCGAACGCAAGACCTACACGCAGGCGCGCCGGATCGTCGCGCACTCGCAGTTGATGAGCCGCGAACTGCAACGCTTCTATCGGATACCCGAGGATCGGATCGACGTGCTGTACCCGCCGGTCGACACCGGTCGCTTTCGGCCGCTCGACTCCGCCGCGCGTACGGACGCGCGGCGGCGCTTCGGTCTTCCGGACGACCGCGTGGTGTTCGTCTTCTCCTCGACGAGCCACGAGCGCAAGGGGTATGACCTGCTGGAGCGGTTCTTCCTGCACACCGATCTGCCGGTCTGCCTCGTGGTGGCCGGCCGGCCGGTGCCGAGGACCGGCGACACGATCCGGTATGCCGGTTATTGCCGGGACATCCAGAACCTGTTCGCTGCCGCGGATTTTACGGTCGTCGCGTCGGTGTACGAGCCGTTCGGGCTGGTCGGCGTCGAATCGGTGATGTGCGGCACGCCGCTCGTCATCGCGGATAACGTCGGGTCGGCCGAAGCCGTTGCCGATCCCGCGAAGATCGTCTTTTCACGGCAGATGGACGGCGATTTCGACCGCGCGGTGCATGAGGCGCTGGCGCGCGTGCGAGCCGGTTCGGCGAGGCTCGCGGACCCTTGCGGCAGCCTTGTCTACGATCCGGGCGTCGATGCGCACGTGCATGCGTTGTACCGGCTGATGGCGTCGTCGTAA
- the msbA gene encoding lipid A export permease/ATP-binding protein MsbA, which produces MTQKSTLSKPAGSGTASSAGVIGRRLWPYVKPLLGALIGGIIAMAFVAATEAGIPALLKPLLDHGFGSAGSPLAKWLVPLAIIGLALVRGVAQYSSGYLLQYVSNKILLELRLKMFDRMIHASVGFFQRETASTVINAIVFEVNQILNVLMGVMVTLVRDSLTVLFLLGYLFILNWRLTLIVAVLLPGIGWLVSKINRRLRRLNREHQMLTNELSYVVEETVGGYKVVKVHNGEPYEMGRFAEMSRRLRGYQMRMTISGGLAQPLTQFLASIALAIVVTIAVVQASNDQTTVGGFVAFVTSMLLVISPLKHLIDVNQPLQRGMTAAELIFGLIDEPAEPAGGGKPLDRARGEIEFRDVSFEYGAGTRSILERVSFKVAPGEMVALAGPSGSGKTTLVNLLPRFFDPSDGEILVDGVALPEYDLHALRSQIAMVSQDVTLFNDTVASNVAYGQPPDRARVEHALRAANLWDTIAALPEGIDTLIGDNGMKLSGGQRQRLAIARAIYKDAPILILDEATSALDSESERHVQAALETLMAGRTTLVIAHRLSTIERADRILVMEAGRIVERGSHRQLLEQDGLYAHLHRIQFQQSAA; this is translated from the coding sequence AAGTCCACGTTAAGCAAGCCGGCCGGCTCCGGCACCGCGTCGTCCGCCGGCGTTATCGGACGCCGGTTGTGGCCGTATGTGAAGCCGCTCCTCGGTGCGTTGATCGGCGGCATCATCGCGATGGCGTTCGTCGCCGCGACCGAGGCCGGCATCCCGGCGCTGCTCAAGCCGCTGCTCGACCACGGTTTCGGCAGCGCCGGCAGCCCGCTCGCGAAATGGCTCGTGCCGCTCGCGATCATCGGCCTCGCGCTCGTGCGCGGCGTCGCGCAATACTCGTCCGGCTACCTGCTGCAGTACGTGTCGAACAAGATCCTGCTCGAACTGCGGCTCAAGATGTTCGACCGGATGATCCACGCGAGCGTCGGTTTTTTCCAGCGCGAGACCGCGAGCACCGTGATCAACGCGATCGTGTTCGAGGTGAACCAGATCCTGAACGTGCTGATGGGCGTGATGGTCACGCTCGTGCGCGATTCGCTGACGGTGCTGTTCCTGCTCGGTTATCTGTTCATCCTGAACTGGCGGCTCACGCTGATCGTCGCGGTGCTGCTGCCGGGCATCGGCTGGCTCGTCAGCAAGATCAACCGGCGGCTGCGGCGGCTGAACCGCGAGCACCAGATGCTGACGAACGAGCTGTCGTACGTGGTCGAGGAGACCGTCGGCGGCTACAAGGTCGTGAAGGTGCACAACGGCGAGCCGTACGAGATGGGCCGCTTCGCGGAGATGAGCCGCCGGCTGCGCGGCTACCAGATGCGGATGACGATCTCCGGCGGCCTCGCGCAGCCGCTCACGCAGTTCCTCGCGTCGATCGCGCTCGCGATCGTCGTGACGATCGCGGTCGTGCAGGCGTCGAACGACCAGACGACGGTCGGCGGCTTTGTCGCGTTCGTCACGTCGATGCTGCTCGTGATCTCGCCGCTGAAGCACCTGATCGACGTGAACCAGCCGCTGCAGCGCGGGATGACGGCCGCCGAACTGATTTTCGGGCTGATCGACGAGCCGGCCGAGCCTGCCGGCGGCGGCAAGCCGCTCGACCGCGCGCGCGGCGAGATCGAGTTCCGCGACGTGTCGTTCGAGTACGGCGCCGGCACGCGGTCGATCCTGGAGCGCGTGTCGTTCAAGGTCGCGCCGGGCGAGATGGTCGCGCTCGCGGGGCCGTCGGGCAGCGGCAAGACGACGCTTGTGAACCTGCTGCCGCGCTTTTTCGATCCGTCGGACGGCGAGATTCTCGTCGACGGCGTCGCGTTGCCGGAATACGACCTCCATGCGCTGCGCAGCCAGATCGCGATGGTGAGCCAGGACGTGACGCTGTTCAACGACACCGTCGCGAGCAACGTCGCGTACGGACAGCCGCCGGACCGCGCGCGCGTCGAGCACGCGCTGCGCGCGGCGAACCTGTGGGACACGATCGCGGCGCTGCCCGAAGGCATCGACACGCTGATCGGCGATAACGGGATGAAGCTGTCGGGCGGCCAGCGGCAGCGCCTCGCGATCGCGCGCGCGATCTACAAGGACGCGCCGATCCTGATCCTCGACGAGGCGACGTCGGCGCTCGACTCGGAGTCGGAGCGCCACGTGCAGGCCGCGCTGGAGACGCTGATGGCGGGGCGCACGACGCTCGTGATCGCGCACCGGCTGTCGACGATCGAGCGCGCGGACCGCATCCTGGTGATGGAGGCGGGGCGCATCGTCGAGCGCGGCAGCCACCGGCAACTGCTGGAGCAGGATGGGTTGTACGCGCATCTGCATCGGATCCAGTTTCAGCAGAGCGCGGCGTGA
- a CDS encoding glycosyltransferase family 2 protein, protein MFSIIIPTWNNLPYLQLVIASLQRHSTQPHQIIVHVNDGSDGTLAWVREQRIEHTASPGNIGICHAVNLAAARATRDYVVYMNDDMYCCPGWDDALARRMAQMPSDLFMLSGTMIEPVDTGNPCVVVGDFGRDAAQFRADDLVAAAPSLARSDWRGATWPPTLVHRDWWIKVGGYSSELSPGMSSDNDFSMKLWDAGCRTFVGVGDSLVYHFQQKSTGKIVKNDGRRQFLNKWGITQATFDRFYLRRGQKIEGSDAVGEPQTDWRLKRALLKSRLKRALG, encoded by the coding sequence ATGTTCTCGATCATCATTCCGACCTGGAATAACCTGCCGTACCTGCAACTGGTGATCGCCAGCCTGCAGCGCCATTCGACGCAGCCGCATCAGATCATCGTCCACGTGAACGACGGCTCGGACGGCACGCTCGCATGGGTGCGCGAGCAGCGCATCGAGCACACCGCGTCGCCCGGCAACATCGGGATTTGTCATGCGGTCAATCTTGCCGCCGCGCGGGCCACGCGCGATTACGTCGTCTACATGAACGACGACATGTACTGCTGCCCGGGCTGGGACGATGCACTCGCGCGCCGCATGGCGCAGATGCCGTCGGACCTCTTCATGTTGTCGGGCACGATGATCGAGCCGGTCGATACGGGCAATCCATGCGTCGTCGTCGGAGACTTCGGTCGCGATGCCGCGCAGTTCCGTGCGGACGATCTCGTCGCCGCAGCGCCGTCCCTGGCGCGTTCGGATTGGCGGGGCGCGACGTGGCCGCCGACACTCGTGCATCGCGACTGGTGGATCAAGGTCGGCGGTTACAGCAGCGAACTGAGTCCGGGCATGAGCAGCGACAACGACTTCTCGATGAAGTTGTGGGACGCCGGCTGCCGGACCTTCGTTGGCGTCGGCGACAGCCTCGTTTATCACTTTCAGCAGAAGAGCACCGGCAAGATCGTGAAGAACGACGGGCGGCGCCAGTTCCTCAACAAGTGGGGCATCACGCAGGCGACGTTCGATCGTTTTTATCTGCGTCGCGGACAGAAGATCGAAGGTTCGGATGCCGTGGGCGAGCCGCAGACGGACTGGCGGCTCAAGCGCGCATTGCTGAAGTCCAGGCTGAAGCGTGCATTGGGTTGA
- a CDS encoding O-antigen ligase family protein, producing MIHSPRLTWTVGILLFLAPAVNLMWRGGTGYCFFALLLMSLVIAFTHGRGKSWFEPLCSYRWYAIGMTAFLAAIVVQQLVDGYWKPRQFDALSRFTLALPIFVMLCRIPSRQLRSIGWGCAVGALAVGVWAVIDRPAGGWTDATRLNNDYTNAIPFGDTALLLAFLSVFTFGWDRRRSRIALAIKLLALLAGGFVSYLSGTRGGWLAIPVFVILLGAQYRWFSHPKRIAVTAAILLACAAALLSTERMQHRLAAASSDLTLLQRGDEDTSVGLRLQLWQASLRLFSGHPVYGVGKGRLVDALGDLARHGVANPQIVNERAHSDFFSTIAETGTIGTICLLLFYFGNSVYFWRHRRAKDPDTRTAAYSGLAVSSSTIVFGLTIDVLVPIMVTALLALLSTAFLAMIEARRRELDAAANPRVDAR from the coding sequence ATGATTCATTCGCCCCGTCTGACCTGGACCGTCGGCATCCTGCTGTTTCTTGCCCCGGCGGTCAATCTCATGTGGCGCGGCGGAACCGGTTACTGCTTCTTCGCGCTGCTCCTGATGTCGCTCGTCATCGCGTTCACTCACGGGCGCGGCAAGTCCTGGTTCGAGCCGCTGTGCAGCTATCGCTGGTATGCGATCGGGATGACCGCGTTCCTCGCCGCGATCGTCGTACAGCAACTGGTGGACGGCTACTGGAAACCCCGCCAGTTCGATGCGCTGTCGCGCTTCACGCTCGCCCTGCCGATCTTCGTGATGCTGTGCCGGATACCGTCGCGGCAATTGCGCTCGATCGGATGGGGCTGCGCGGTCGGCGCGCTCGCGGTCGGCGTCTGGGCGGTGATCGACCGGCCGGCCGGCGGCTGGACCGACGCGACGCGCCTGAACAACGACTACACGAACGCGATCCCGTTCGGCGACACGGCGCTGCTGCTCGCGTTCCTGTCCGTCTTCACGTTCGGCTGGGATCGGCGTCGCAGCCGGATCGCCCTGGCGATCAAACTGCTCGCGCTGCTGGCCGGCGGGTTCGTGTCCTATCTGTCGGGCACACGCGGCGGCTGGCTCGCGATCCCGGTGTTCGTGATCCTGCTCGGCGCGCAGTACCGCTGGTTTTCCCATCCGAAGCGCATCGCGGTCACCGCGGCCATCCTGCTCGCGTGCGCCGCCGCGCTGCTCTCCACCGAGCGCATGCAGCACCGGCTCGCGGCGGCATCGTCGGATCTCACGCTGCTTCAGCGCGGCGACGAGGACACGTCGGTCGGCTTGCGCCTGCAACTGTGGCAGGCATCGCTGCGGCTCTTCAGCGGGCATCCGGTATACGGCGTCGGCAAAGGCCGGCTCGTCGACGCGCTCGGCGATCTCGCGCGGCATGGCGTCGCGAACCCGCAGATCGTGAACGAACGCGCGCACAGCGATTTTTTCTCGACGATCGCCGAAACCGGCACGATCGGCACGATATGCCTGCTGCTGTTCTATTTCGGCAACTCGGTGTACTTCTGGCGTCACCGCCGCGCGAAGGATCCTGATACGCGCACGGCCGCATATAGCGGTCTTGCGGTGTCGTCGAGCACGATCGTGTTCGGGCTGACGATCGACGTGCTCGTGCCGATCATGGTGACCGCGCTGCTCGCGCTGCTCAGCACGGCGTTTCTTGCGATGATCGAAGCGCGCCGGCGCGAACTGGACGCGGCGGCGAATCCGCGCGTCGACGCGCGGTAG